A part of Gossypium hirsutum isolate 1008001.06 chromosome A07, Gossypium_hirsutum_v2.1, whole genome shotgun sequence genomic DNA contains:
- the LOC107952867 gene encoding U-box domain-containing protein 3 isoform X1 — MFLSVYDLSAQVETGQMDTTSVRCLVNSISRFIHLVSCQAIKVAPVEKDYRNMVIVLKLLKPLLDDVIECEIPSDDILCKECEELDMLVNEAREYMENWCPKMSKIHRVLQSEPFLTKMQSSSLQICRIFYRLLQSTPSSSSITSVQHCMREIKSMEQERPSENIGQALRSKKDDAIPCTDHLINVMKSLNLMSNLELLKETLALERERTDAQVNNAKLKIDQINQIMDLISHIRDYMLKIEHFEPTSGILIPPGFLCPLSLGLMLDPVFVASGQTYDRASIQKWLDSGLTICPKTRQTLAHKNLIPNYTVKAMVTSWCEENNLQLSNANLVSISSPSNHISSRDLTYSYSSSSASRSSLEVGNGLEKQMIDSSSRFSGECNRFQSRETGKYDHQSPDQSYVHNRTESASSTIYSVDYAPTPAANDLSMRSKKNEMNELAEISSKSLGNFHSTKEYGVSHSIMGKQLQVSGTKIEDAVIGNHNYNRAYSSAFSRPGCDDLITSSHVKNLVDNLQSVSNEVQTTAAAELRLLAKHNMDNRIIIGRCGAIAPLLPLLYSEVKITQEHAVTALLNLSINEDNKAVIAKSGAIEPLIHVLKSGNDGAKENAAAALFSLSVLEECKARIGRSGAVKALVNLLSSGTLRGKKDAVTALFNLSIFHENKARIVQAGAVKYLVELMDPDNGMVDKAVALLSNLSTIGEGRLAIVRESGIPILVEVIESGSRRGKENAASVLLQLCLNSPKFCTLVLQEGAVPPLVALSQSGTPRAKEKAQQLLGHFRNQREGSMVKARHEN, encoded by the exons ATGTTTTTGTCTGTGTACGATCTTTCTGCTCAAGTTGAGA CAGGTCAGATGGACACAACCTCAGTGAGATGTCTTGTAAACAGTATATCTCGATTCATTCATCTGGTATCATGTCAGGCAATAAAAGTTGCTCCTGTCGAAAAGGATTATAGGAACATGGTTATTGTGTTAAAACTTTTGAAACCACTGCTTGATGATGTTATTGAGTGCGAGATACCTTCAGATGATATTCTATGCAAAGAGTGCGAAGAGCTAGATATGCTTGTTAATGAGGCTCGAGAATACATGGAGAACTGGTGTCCTAAGATGAGCAAAATTCACAGG GTTCTCCAGAGTGAACCTTTTCTGACAAAAATGCAAAGCTCTTCACTTCAGATATGTCGcatattttatagattgttgcaGTCAACTCCATCATCATCAAGTATAACCAGTGTACAG CACTGTATGCGGGAAATTAAAAGTATGGAGCAGGAGAGACCATCAGAAAATATAGGACAGGCTTTGAGAAGTAAAAAAGATGATGCTATTCCCTGCACAGATCATCTGATAAATGTTATGAAATCACTAAACCTGATGTCAAACCTGGAATTGCTGAAAGAAACTTTGGCTTTGGAAAGGGAAAGAACTGATGCGCAAGTCAACAATGCAAAACTGAAAATAGATCAAATCAATCAGATTATGGATCTCATCTCCCATATACGAGATTATATGCTTAAGATTGAGCACTTTGAACCCACAAGTGGCATTTTGATACCTCCAGGCTTCCTCTGCCCCCTGTCATTGGGGCTCATGCTGGATCCTGTATTTGTTGCTTCTGGGCAAACTTATGACAGGGCCTCCATCCAAAAGTGGCTTGATAGTGGCCTGACCATTTGCCCAAAAACCCGTCAAACGCTCGCACATAAAAATCTCATTCCAAATTACACGGTCAAAGCAATGGTAACAAGTTGGTGTGAGGAAAATAACTTACAACTTTCCAATGCTAACCTTGTTTCAATCTCTTCTCCTTCAAACCATATATCTTCTCGAGATTTAACCTATTCTTATAGTAGTAGTTCCGCATCGAGGTCATCTCTTGAAGTTGGAAATGGTTTAGAGAAGCAGATGATTGACAGCTCTTCCAGATTTAGTGGAGAATGCAACAGATTCCAAAGCAGGGAGACCGGCAAGTATGACCACCAATCTCCTGATCAATCATATGTTCACAACAGGACTGAGTCAGCCTCGAGTACAATCTACAGTGTTGATTATGCACCTACTCCTGCTGCAAATGACTTGTCAATGAGGTCAAAGAAGAATGAAATGAATGAGCTAGCTGAAATTTCATCTAAGAGCCTTGGCAATTTTCATTCAACAAAAGAATATGGAGTTTCTCACTCGATAATGGGAAAGCAGTTGCAGGTTTCTGGAACAAAAATAGAAGATGCAGTCATTGGAAACCATAATTATAACAGAGCATACTCCAGTGCATTTTCTAGGCCAGGGTGTGATGACTTGATCACTAGTTCCCATGTGAAGAATCTAGTTGACAACCTTCAAAGCGTATCAAATGAAGTCCAAACTACAGCTGCTGCAGAGTTACGTCTCCTTGCAAAGCACAACATGGACAATCGTATAATTATAGGACGCTGTGGTGCTATTGCACCATTACTTCCTCTCTTATACTCGGAGGTAAAGATAACACAAGAGCATGCGGTTACAGCCCTTTTGAATCTTTCGATTAATGAAGATAATAAGGCTGTGATTGCAAAATCTGGAGCAATAGAGCCACTAATTCATGTTCTAAAGTCtggaaatgatggagcaaaagaaaATGCTGCAGCAGCATTGTTCAGTCTTTCTGTGTTGGAAGAGTGCAAGGCAAGGATCGGACGTTCAGGTGCTGTCAAAGCCTTGGTGAATCTTTTGTCCTCAGGAACATTGAGAGGAAAAAAGGATGCGGTTACTGCTTTGTTTAACTTATCAATCTTTCATGAAAATAAAGCTCGTATAGTTCAAGCAGGTGCAGTAAAATACCTTGTTGAGTTAATGGATCCTGATAATGGGATGGTTGACAAGGCAGTCGCTCTTCTCTCGAACCTGTCAACAATTGGTGAAGGGCGTCTGGCAATTGTACGAGAAAGTGGCATTCCCATACTAGTTGAAGTTATTGAATCAGGATCACGTAGGGGAAAGGAAAATGCTGCCTCTGTATTACTGCAACTATGCCTTAATAGTCCCAAGTTTTGTACCCTGGTTTTGCAAGAAGGTGCTGTGCCACCCCTTGTTGCATTGTCCCAGTCTGGCACACCAAGAGCTAAGGAAAAG GCACAACAACTTCTTGGTCACTTCCGAAATCAAAGAGAAGGTTCCATGGTAAAGGCAAGACATGAAAACTGA
- the LOC107952867 gene encoding U-box domain-containing protein 3 isoform X2 yields MFLSVYDLSAQVESQMDTTSVRCLVNSISRFIHLVSCQAIKVAPVEKDYRNMVIVLKLLKPLLDDVIECEIPSDDILCKECEELDMLVNEAREYMENWCPKMSKIHRVLQSEPFLTKMQSSSLQICRIFYRLLQSTPSSSSITSVQHCMREIKSMEQERPSENIGQALRSKKDDAIPCTDHLINVMKSLNLMSNLELLKETLALERERTDAQVNNAKLKIDQINQIMDLISHIRDYMLKIEHFEPTSGILIPPGFLCPLSLGLMLDPVFVASGQTYDRASIQKWLDSGLTICPKTRQTLAHKNLIPNYTVKAMVTSWCEENNLQLSNANLVSISSPSNHISSRDLTYSYSSSSASRSSLEVGNGLEKQMIDSSSRFSGECNRFQSRETGKYDHQSPDQSYVHNRTESASSTIYSVDYAPTPAANDLSMRSKKNEMNELAEISSKSLGNFHSTKEYGVSHSIMGKQLQVSGTKIEDAVIGNHNYNRAYSSAFSRPGCDDLITSSHVKNLVDNLQSVSNEVQTTAAAELRLLAKHNMDNRIIIGRCGAIAPLLPLLYSEVKITQEHAVTALLNLSINEDNKAVIAKSGAIEPLIHVLKSGNDGAKENAAAALFSLSVLEECKARIGRSGAVKALVNLLSSGTLRGKKDAVTALFNLSIFHENKARIVQAGAVKYLVELMDPDNGMVDKAVALLSNLSTIGEGRLAIVRESGIPILVEVIESGSRRGKENAASVLLQLCLNSPKFCTLVLQEGAVPPLVALSQSGTPRAKEKAQQLLGHFRNQREGSMVKARHEN; encoded by the exons ATGTTTTTGTCTGTGTACGATCTTTCTGCTCAAGTTGAGA GTCAGATGGACACAACCTCAGTGAGATGTCTTGTAAACAGTATATCTCGATTCATTCATCTGGTATCATGTCAGGCAATAAAAGTTGCTCCTGTCGAAAAGGATTATAGGAACATGGTTATTGTGTTAAAACTTTTGAAACCACTGCTTGATGATGTTATTGAGTGCGAGATACCTTCAGATGATATTCTATGCAAAGAGTGCGAAGAGCTAGATATGCTTGTTAATGAGGCTCGAGAATACATGGAGAACTGGTGTCCTAAGATGAGCAAAATTCACAGG GTTCTCCAGAGTGAACCTTTTCTGACAAAAATGCAAAGCTCTTCACTTCAGATATGTCGcatattttatagattgttgcaGTCAACTCCATCATCATCAAGTATAACCAGTGTACAG CACTGTATGCGGGAAATTAAAAGTATGGAGCAGGAGAGACCATCAGAAAATATAGGACAGGCTTTGAGAAGTAAAAAAGATGATGCTATTCCCTGCACAGATCATCTGATAAATGTTATGAAATCACTAAACCTGATGTCAAACCTGGAATTGCTGAAAGAAACTTTGGCTTTGGAAAGGGAAAGAACTGATGCGCAAGTCAACAATGCAAAACTGAAAATAGATCAAATCAATCAGATTATGGATCTCATCTCCCATATACGAGATTATATGCTTAAGATTGAGCACTTTGAACCCACAAGTGGCATTTTGATACCTCCAGGCTTCCTCTGCCCCCTGTCATTGGGGCTCATGCTGGATCCTGTATTTGTTGCTTCTGGGCAAACTTATGACAGGGCCTCCATCCAAAAGTGGCTTGATAGTGGCCTGACCATTTGCCCAAAAACCCGTCAAACGCTCGCACATAAAAATCTCATTCCAAATTACACGGTCAAAGCAATGGTAACAAGTTGGTGTGAGGAAAATAACTTACAACTTTCCAATGCTAACCTTGTTTCAATCTCTTCTCCTTCAAACCATATATCTTCTCGAGATTTAACCTATTCTTATAGTAGTAGTTCCGCATCGAGGTCATCTCTTGAAGTTGGAAATGGTTTAGAGAAGCAGATGATTGACAGCTCTTCCAGATTTAGTGGAGAATGCAACAGATTCCAAAGCAGGGAGACCGGCAAGTATGACCACCAATCTCCTGATCAATCATATGTTCACAACAGGACTGAGTCAGCCTCGAGTACAATCTACAGTGTTGATTATGCACCTACTCCTGCTGCAAATGACTTGTCAATGAGGTCAAAGAAGAATGAAATGAATGAGCTAGCTGAAATTTCATCTAAGAGCCTTGGCAATTTTCATTCAACAAAAGAATATGGAGTTTCTCACTCGATAATGGGAAAGCAGTTGCAGGTTTCTGGAACAAAAATAGAAGATGCAGTCATTGGAAACCATAATTATAACAGAGCATACTCCAGTGCATTTTCTAGGCCAGGGTGTGATGACTTGATCACTAGTTCCCATGTGAAGAATCTAGTTGACAACCTTCAAAGCGTATCAAATGAAGTCCAAACTACAGCTGCTGCAGAGTTACGTCTCCTTGCAAAGCACAACATGGACAATCGTATAATTATAGGACGCTGTGGTGCTATTGCACCATTACTTCCTCTCTTATACTCGGAGGTAAAGATAACACAAGAGCATGCGGTTACAGCCCTTTTGAATCTTTCGATTAATGAAGATAATAAGGCTGTGATTGCAAAATCTGGAGCAATAGAGCCACTAATTCATGTTCTAAAGTCtggaaatgatggagcaaaagaaaATGCTGCAGCAGCATTGTTCAGTCTTTCTGTGTTGGAAGAGTGCAAGGCAAGGATCGGACGTTCAGGTGCTGTCAAAGCCTTGGTGAATCTTTTGTCCTCAGGAACATTGAGAGGAAAAAAGGATGCGGTTACTGCTTTGTTTAACTTATCAATCTTTCATGAAAATAAAGCTCGTATAGTTCAAGCAGGTGCAGTAAAATACCTTGTTGAGTTAATGGATCCTGATAATGGGATGGTTGACAAGGCAGTCGCTCTTCTCTCGAACCTGTCAACAATTGGTGAAGGGCGTCTGGCAATTGTACGAGAAAGTGGCATTCCCATACTAGTTGAAGTTATTGAATCAGGATCACGTAGGGGAAAGGAAAATGCTGCCTCTGTATTACTGCAACTATGCCTTAATAGTCCCAAGTTTTGTACCCTGGTTTTGCAAGAAGGTGCTGTGCCACCCCTTGTTGCATTGTCCCAGTCTGGCACACCAAGAGCTAAGGAAAAG GCACAACAACTTCTTGGTCACTTCCGAAATCAAAGAGAAGGTTCCATGGTAAAGGCAAGACATGAAAACTGA
- the LOC107952867 gene encoding U-box domain-containing protein 3 isoform X3 → MDTTSVRCLVNSISRFIHLVSCQAIKVAPVEKDYRNMVIVLKLLKPLLDDVIECEIPSDDILCKECEELDMLVNEAREYMENWCPKMSKIHRVLQSEPFLTKMQSSSLQICRIFYRLLQSTPSSSSITSVQHCMREIKSMEQERPSENIGQALRSKKDDAIPCTDHLINVMKSLNLMSNLELLKETLALERERTDAQVNNAKLKIDQINQIMDLISHIRDYMLKIEHFEPTSGILIPPGFLCPLSLGLMLDPVFVASGQTYDRASIQKWLDSGLTICPKTRQTLAHKNLIPNYTVKAMVTSWCEENNLQLSNANLVSISSPSNHISSRDLTYSYSSSSASRSSLEVGNGLEKQMIDSSSRFSGECNRFQSRETGKYDHQSPDQSYVHNRTESASSTIYSVDYAPTPAANDLSMRSKKNEMNELAEISSKSLGNFHSTKEYGVSHSIMGKQLQVSGTKIEDAVIGNHNYNRAYSSAFSRPGCDDLITSSHVKNLVDNLQSVSNEVQTTAAAELRLLAKHNMDNRIIIGRCGAIAPLLPLLYSEVKITQEHAVTALLNLSINEDNKAVIAKSGAIEPLIHVLKSGNDGAKENAAAALFSLSVLEECKARIGRSGAVKALVNLLSSGTLRGKKDAVTALFNLSIFHENKARIVQAGAVKYLVELMDPDNGMVDKAVALLSNLSTIGEGRLAIVRESGIPILVEVIESGSRRGKENAASVLLQLCLNSPKFCTLVLQEGAVPPLVALSQSGTPRAKEKAQQLLGHFRNQREGSMVKARHEN, encoded by the exons ATGGACACAACCTCAGTGAGATGTCTTGTAAACAGTATATCTCGATTCATTCATCTGGTATCATGTCAGGCAATAAAAGTTGCTCCTGTCGAAAAGGATTATAGGAACATGGTTATTGTGTTAAAACTTTTGAAACCACTGCTTGATGATGTTATTGAGTGCGAGATACCTTCAGATGATATTCTATGCAAAGAGTGCGAAGAGCTAGATATGCTTGTTAATGAGGCTCGAGAATACATGGAGAACTGGTGTCCTAAGATGAGCAAAATTCACAGG GTTCTCCAGAGTGAACCTTTTCTGACAAAAATGCAAAGCTCTTCACTTCAGATATGTCGcatattttatagattgttgcaGTCAACTCCATCATCATCAAGTATAACCAGTGTACAG CACTGTATGCGGGAAATTAAAAGTATGGAGCAGGAGAGACCATCAGAAAATATAGGACAGGCTTTGAGAAGTAAAAAAGATGATGCTATTCCCTGCACAGATCATCTGATAAATGTTATGAAATCACTAAACCTGATGTCAAACCTGGAATTGCTGAAAGAAACTTTGGCTTTGGAAAGGGAAAGAACTGATGCGCAAGTCAACAATGCAAAACTGAAAATAGATCAAATCAATCAGATTATGGATCTCATCTCCCATATACGAGATTATATGCTTAAGATTGAGCACTTTGAACCCACAAGTGGCATTTTGATACCTCCAGGCTTCCTCTGCCCCCTGTCATTGGGGCTCATGCTGGATCCTGTATTTGTTGCTTCTGGGCAAACTTATGACAGGGCCTCCATCCAAAAGTGGCTTGATAGTGGCCTGACCATTTGCCCAAAAACCCGTCAAACGCTCGCACATAAAAATCTCATTCCAAATTACACGGTCAAAGCAATGGTAACAAGTTGGTGTGAGGAAAATAACTTACAACTTTCCAATGCTAACCTTGTTTCAATCTCTTCTCCTTCAAACCATATATCTTCTCGAGATTTAACCTATTCTTATAGTAGTAGTTCCGCATCGAGGTCATCTCTTGAAGTTGGAAATGGTTTAGAGAAGCAGATGATTGACAGCTCTTCCAGATTTAGTGGAGAATGCAACAGATTCCAAAGCAGGGAGACCGGCAAGTATGACCACCAATCTCCTGATCAATCATATGTTCACAACAGGACTGAGTCAGCCTCGAGTACAATCTACAGTGTTGATTATGCACCTACTCCTGCTGCAAATGACTTGTCAATGAGGTCAAAGAAGAATGAAATGAATGAGCTAGCTGAAATTTCATCTAAGAGCCTTGGCAATTTTCATTCAACAAAAGAATATGGAGTTTCTCACTCGATAATGGGAAAGCAGTTGCAGGTTTCTGGAACAAAAATAGAAGATGCAGTCATTGGAAACCATAATTATAACAGAGCATACTCCAGTGCATTTTCTAGGCCAGGGTGTGATGACTTGATCACTAGTTCCCATGTGAAGAATCTAGTTGACAACCTTCAAAGCGTATCAAATGAAGTCCAAACTACAGCTGCTGCAGAGTTACGTCTCCTTGCAAAGCACAACATGGACAATCGTATAATTATAGGACGCTGTGGTGCTATTGCACCATTACTTCCTCTCTTATACTCGGAGGTAAAGATAACACAAGAGCATGCGGTTACAGCCCTTTTGAATCTTTCGATTAATGAAGATAATAAGGCTGTGATTGCAAAATCTGGAGCAATAGAGCCACTAATTCATGTTCTAAAGTCtggaaatgatggagcaaaagaaaATGCTGCAGCAGCATTGTTCAGTCTTTCTGTGTTGGAAGAGTGCAAGGCAAGGATCGGACGTTCAGGTGCTGTCAAAGCCTTGGTGAATCTTTTGTCCTCAGGAACATTGAGAGGAAAAAAGGATGCGGTTACTGCTTTGTTTAACTTATCAATCTTTCATGAAAATAAAGCTCGTATAGTTCAAGCAGGTGCAGTAAAATACCTTGTTGAGTTAATGGATCCTGATAATGGGATGGTTGACAAGGCAGTCGCTCTTCTCTCGAACCTGTCAACAATTGGTGAAGGGCGTCTGGCAATTGTACGAGAAAGTGGCATTCCCATACTAGTTGAAGTTATTGAATCAGGATCACGTAGGGGAAAGGAAAATGCTGCCTCTGTATTACTGCAACTATGCCTTAATAGTCCCAAGTTTTGTACCCTGGTTTTGCAAGAAGGTGCTGTGCCACCCCTTGTTGCATTGTCCCAGTCTGGCACACCAAGAGCTAAGGAAAAG GCACAACAACTTCTTGGTCACTTCCGAAATCAAAGAGAAGGTTCCATGGTAAAGGCAAGACATGAAAACTGA